Within the Paenibacillus sp. AN1007 genome, the region TGACAAAAGCAACCATGACTGTTGCAATAACGAGATAAAGGATGGACTTTTTCTTCGACCACGCAGGAGCGTGCTCATGAGGAAGTTCCTCGTCTTTATCATCCGTTACGTCAGCAAGGTAGCTCTTATGTGTGACCATCGAGAATAGCAGCCACGCGATATAAGCCAGAATAAGCAGTCCGGCCACGATTAGACTAAGCGTATTGGTGTCCCGCTGCGTAATGGAATGAGTGTTGAGGAATACGGCAGGCACGAACAAGGCAATGATGGCTACAATCATGAGGGAGCCGTTCAGCCCCGCCAGTGAGACGTTATAGTTCTGAATTTTATACTTCAGTCCCCCGGCAAAGATGCTGAGTCCCAGCACGAGCAGCAGGTTCCCGATAATCGAACCGGTCAGGCTGGCTTTAACCATGTCGAACAAACCCTCTTTGACGAGGAAAATGGCGATAATTAATTCGGCCGCGTTGCCGAAGGTGGCATTCAGAAATCCACCCAGCCGCTGACCGGCATAGTGGGCTACATTTTCGGTAGCTTTGCCTAGAAATCCAGCCACAAAAATAACCGAAATGGCAGATATGACGAACTGCAGAATCGAATCCCATTTCAAGTAGTGGGCGATGGCACTGAGCGCAAAAAAAGCAATCAGCAAAAAGGATGAAATCCGGTTTCTCACACAAAAACACCTCGGTTATTCACTTATTTTGTTTTGAAAATCATGTTATGTACCTATGCGATTAATTTCATATATCAATATAACCAAAAGGTGGCAGGTTGTAAACGCATCTTTTACAGTTAAATTTGCTTTTTAGGGTGGAAACGATTTAAAATACGAGTAACGAAGTGAAGGAGGATGTGGCATGGCAGAACAACTTCAAATGGAGAGCGGAAACATCCGGATTGCCGATGACGTGGTTGCGAAAATTGCCGGAATGGCTGCAATGGAAACGCCTGGAATCGCTGCAATG harbors:
- the cax gene encoding calcium/proton exchanger, with protein sequence MRNRISSFLLIAFFALSAIAHYLKWDSILQFVISAISVIFVAGFLGKATENVAHYAGQRLGGFLNATFGNAAELIIAIFLVKEGLFDMVKASLTGSIIGNLLLVLGLSIFAGGLKYKIQNYNVSLAGLNGSLMIVAIIALFVPAVFLNTHSITQRDTNTLSLIVAGLLILAYIAWLLFSMVTHKSYLADVTDDKDEELPHEHAPAWSKKKSILYLVIATVMVAFVSEWLVGTLEVFTSEFGLSELFVGAFLVAIIGNAAEHSAAIMLAMKNKIGAAVEIAVGSSLQIALFVAPVLIFVSYFTGRTMDIVFTTIELVAIGVSVFIAKSITQDGSTNWYEGLLLLVVYIILGVSFFLV